TGAAGTGGGAGTTGAGGCTCAAATTGCTATTCAGTAATGTACAGTGTAACCTACCATGGCCATTGTCCGCACTGTACGGAATCAAGGACGGTGAGCTTTTGATGCACCAATTCACAACAGCTCTCATTCTTTACAACCGAGGTACGATCCGGAAAAGCCAATAGCAAACTTTTAATTCAAGTTGAGATAGTTTCTGAGAGTCAGGCTCATCTCTATTGGTTTATCTCTATCCTCCTCGAATCACTACCATCGAAAACTTGGACCCGCTCATCTCGTTAACTCGTTGCCTGGCCTCACACAGCATGTTCAAGTAGCAATTTCTGTCCTAACAAACAAAAGTCAGGCAATCTGATTGTGTGTCCCTGTCCCTACTGAAGAAATGGACGTCCCAGAAGCAGATTTCGATATCAAGCTCCAGAAGATCTCAGCGGATCTTCTGGGGGACTTTGACCGCTCCCTGCCAAGTTTCCTCTGGAAGCCGGATGGCCACGGCGGCACAAGAGTACGCTCGCGGGTGCGCGCAAAGGAGATATTCCGACTTACCAATACTGTATGTCatctcttatactaataatatatatactcaCTCTCTTGTTTAGCTCCTAGATCCCTTCCAAGAACTTCCTCAGCTGTTGGATCCCTACCTGCCCAAGTGGATTCCCCTCCTTGCTGAGGCGTTTctcaagcatctccaaacTCGCCATCGCGGAAAAGCACTCTCATCCCGCTCTAAGCTCTTGGTCTCAGTTGAGTTTGCCATATGCAAGATCATATACACGTTTTGCAAGATCCGCGGCGAAAAGGTCATTGTGCGTTTTCTCAATGTTGAAGCCAAGTATCTAGAGTTGCTCCTCTCTGCCATTGAAGAGTCTGAGCAAGCTTCTGTTGATGACGTTGCTCTCGGGAAATGGTCATGGGAGGAACGCTATGTCGTTCTTTTGTGGCTTTCGCATCTCCTGCTGGCTCCCTTTGACCTCTCTACCATATCTTCCGTCGACTTGCAAGATGTTACAGTGCCAGAGATACCAGGCCTGGTCTGGCCTGAGAACCTCCCTGCCATTACTGTACGTGTGATTCCTCTCGCTATCAAGTATCTTGGTACTCCAGGAAAGGAAAGGGACGCTGCAAAAGCTCTGCTGGTGAGAATGTCTATTCGTCGCGATATGCAGCAGCTTGGCGTCCTCGAAAGCCTCATAAACTGGTCCCTTGCTTCTCTACGCCCGAAACAGGACCAGCCGCTACAAAAAACATACTTCTATCTAGGAGTCCTATCGTTCCTAGCCGGTGTATTGCGCGCATCGTCAGATACATCTGACATGAATCCGTATCTTTCGACTATCTTCTATGCTATCCACGAAATATCCGCTGGCGAGAATGCGCTCTCTAAAACGATTATCTCGTTAGCCTTGGCAAGAAAGATGATTCTGAAGGTTATTCGATCTGTGGTTGTTTTGCGCCTTCGCCAGACACCACAAGATATGGCCAGCACTGAGCTTACAGAGACAGCTATTGGGTATTTGCTTGAATCTGTAGCTGACAACGATACACCAGTACGATTTGCAGCAAGCAAGTCTTTGAGTATCATCACTTTGAAATTGGATCCCGATATGGCTTCTcaggttgttgaggctgTCCTTGAATCACTGAACCGAAATGTCCTCTGGACGAAACCCGCCGGGGGCAAACCAGTCAGAGACTTGTCTGCTGTGAATAACCTCGAATGGCATGGGCTCATGCTCACACTATCACATCTGCTCTATCGAAGATCACCGCCCACTGAACAATTGTCAGATATTGTCCATGCTTTGCTTCTTGGTCTGTCATTTGAGCAGCGAAGTATGTCTGGAGGTAGTGTTGGAACCAATGTACGAGATGCTGCTTGTTTTGGTATTTGGGCCCTCGCCCGCCGATATACGAGCTCTGAGCTCCTAGCAATTCCTACACACTCTGTCTTTGCAGCCAAAGCTCATCCGGCAACAAGTTCGATCCTTCAAGTCCTTGCAACAGAACTCGTTGTGACTGCTTCTCTGGACCCTGCGGGAAACATTAGACGCGGTGCATCGGCTGCCTTGCAAGAACTTGTTGGACGACATCCGGACACTGTTGAGCAGGGTATTTGGGTGGTGCAAACTGTCGATTACCACGCTGTTGCACGACGTTCCAGAGCAATCGAGGAGGTTGCGGTAAACGCGACTCGTCTTGCAAGCCAGTATGGCGAAGCCATCATTGATACCCTCCTAGGCTGGAGAGGTATCGGCGACCTTGATGCTGCTTCAAGACGCGTATCTGGTGCCGCTTTTGGAGTCCTCACCTATGAGTTATCGGACACCAAATCTGAGGACTCTCTTGCCCGGTTCAAAACCATTATTCAACTGCTGACTGATCGCCTCAAAACACTTCAACCTCGTCAGGTTGAGGAGAGACACGGTCTGTTGCTATGCTTTGCCTCTGTCCTTGATAAATTTCCAGCCTTGTTCAGCTCAGGCGCAGAGAAGAGTAACCCGGTGCTGATTGATGAAATACTTTCAACGGTCTCAGGGGCGTTGGAGAACCTGCAGTCAACTGCTTATCGAAAACCGGAATTGCTCGCTGAAGCCGCAAGCCGCCTAGTCGTTTCAGCGTTGCCTATTCTACAAGTTTCAGTTCTCGGCATGGATTCACAGCAAGCTCTTTGTCCAGGCCAAGAGCTCCTTCATCCCGGGAATGTGTCAGGCTATTTGGGTCTCGTATCTGCACTCGATTCGTGCGATGAGGACCGAAGTGAGACGGTAGCACGACTGATCTCGGCATTACGCGCCATTATCCCAACCTGGTTGAACCGCAGCGAGCAAGAAACGATTGAGCCAACTGCTGCTGCATCATTGGTtcttctcattctttctAAGCCAATTGACAGAGAGGCACTCCTGAGTGAATGGGCAGAAACTGTCCAACGTCGCCCAACAAGCAGAACTTCAGTGCATGGAATTGGTTACTTTTCTGCACTTACAGTCGCGCAGCCTCTGGTAAGCTCGTCTGAGGACGTGGCCTGCCAGGCGATCCTAGAGCGTTGGACATGGGATAGCGAAGTTGAGACTCGTGTCGCCATATTGCAGAGCTTGGCTCAAAGCAGTGTTCTGCATAACAAGCCTCTGGTGTTTCTGCAACTGATCGTTGAGGGTTTGAACGATTATACTACGAATGCCCGAGGAGATGTTGGATCGCACGTCCGTGTGCACGCTCTGAGAGCCGTGAAAGCCTTGTGGAATAAGCTTGATGATACAATTGCCCAAGGCGAATGGGAGGAGGCTTCCGTGCAGGCTCTATTCTTCAGTGTCCTTCGTCTTGCTGCAGAGAAACTCGACCGCGTACGTCCTGAAGCTCAGGCCGCAGTTGCATTGGTTCTAGAAAACGGGTATGTGCCAAAATTTCAAATGTCAGATTCCTAGACATACGACTGACTTCTCTTAGCCACGCGAAGCACTTCCGCGAACTCACTTTCTCTTCCAGGGCCTACTTTGAGAGtctccttgagcttcaggCGGGCGGTCGTCTTCGCCCATTGCTTGGCGATATGGCTAAAGGAGACACGGAGAAATGGATGACAGAACTCATGTCTGGGTTTGTGGGATCTGCAGACACGGGCAACGAGGACCTTGTCATTGCTAGTCGAGCGGCGCTCTGCGACTTCTGCGAGGCCAAGCATGAGAACCTAGATCTTATCTGTCACGCGATGTTACAGAATCTTAAGTCCCGACAGGGCCAGGATAGGGTGATCGTGCCAACCCTGGAGATCATTGCATTCCTTTTCCAGATGCAGCTCTTCCAGAAGAGCAGCGTCAACCTTCGTAGCTTGTGCCTGCAGACACAGAAGGCGGGTTACAAGACAGGTAACGTCCGAAAGCTCGAAGCGTGCACCAAAGTCTATTGCGGCATTGCGTCAATGGCTGGCCAGGAAGGCGCTGAGACAGGTGTCCAAGAAGCTAGGAAACGCTTGGGTGCTTTGTTGCATCATCCCTGGCCCAAGGTCAGGAGCAtggttgttgatggtctCTGGGGTGTgcttgaagaggaggaagaaatcGCACAGAAGTTGAAGGGCGTAGACTGGGGCCAAGCCGGCAAACTGCAGATCAAGACTGCAGTTGAAGAACTGAGGTTGGGCTAGTTTTCAGACTGTATCCAAATAGGGCAGCTCGATAATGCTTGAGGAGGTAGCAGAGTCGCAGTGGCTGCGCGgcttgaactttggttcctGATCGACCCGCGATTACAAGGCTGAATATCATTGCAAAAGTCAAAAGCCGATATCTACCGAACAAAGAGAGTTGGTAGGCGTCAGACTTGTTTAATCGTTGTGACCCAGAGAGGAAGGTAAGTTAACCAACAGCCATCCATTAGCAAGCCTCTAATGAACACCGCCAGTCAAATGATTTGTGAGACCAGGATTGTTGCAAAATTATGCATGGTGCTGCATGGAATTTCGTGGCTTGAATAGTAGTGCAAAAGCCACGGCACTGTCTTGGTTGACGAATTGTCCAGTCAGGGCCAGTGACCGACTCGTCAAAGTTCAGCCGACATCAGGCTATTGCAACAAGGCATTATTGATTTGCGCCATGTTTCTGCCGGTGTTCTAGAAAAGCCACTAGATGTCTCGGAACGCCCGCGATGTACGTTCTTAATCATGATCTCACATAGATACCAGGTAGTGTGATAGGGTTGAAGTGGTGAAAGGAGATAATTATTTTCATTAGCGTCTCGGGACCGAGGCGAACAAGCTGAAGGGCAGCTAATGGGAGTTAAGGCCACTAGCCTGGAGGAATGAGCAGAAACTGTACATTCATTAAGCTAACTATGGCTGAATGAAAGAAAGTAGTTGATGTGTTTTGATACTGAGGGACTTTAATGAGAGAGATCAAGATAAAGATTACCGACTCAAGCATTGACAAGTTCGTGGCTTTGAATCTAGCATTGCGCCCGTTGCGCATTGCTTGCAGAACCACAACAGACCTTAACCAATTTCGACATTGTATGGAGGAGATACTTCCTGTTTCACGGTCATACAAGTCCGACGCTGTTACAATATCGCCATGTTAATAGGTACCAAACCAAAAGGCAGCGGAATCGGGCCGGGAATGATGGTTTTGACAGGCCTTTATGACCGATACTCCAAAACTGGATAGGAACCGTTGCTGCAATACCCAGGGGTAGTTCCATGAGATTAGCCAATTAATTATTGACTATTTCTGACTTGCTAGTTCAACCTGATGCTTTGTTGTGGACATCATGTAAATAGACGAGACGAACATGGCGTGTTTGCTCCGCATAGGATTATAGGCGTTGAAGCCAGAGCTGCGCTAGAGACGATAGAGGCGAGTGAGATGAGGCCAACGGTCAAGGTTGGAGAGAGATAAGGCTGATGCATGTATCGTGAGATGTGGAGTTCTGCAGATAAGGAGAAATATATGTGGATATTATCCGTGTGGGTTATTACAATCACCCACAATTTCGTATCATCACTTTGATATGTCGTGCCGCGTGTGTGTGCCTAACAAAACTTGAGATGACCTTGGCTCTCCATATTTGATTCTGGGGTTGTGAGACGGAGACCCTTGATGCCTGAGGTTTGAGACCTTGGCTTGCAAGATGAGGAAACAGCTACGAATTCCACTTGGACCCAATCTGCCTTGAATGTGCAAATCAGGAAGTCGTGGCAAGCACGGCCTTCGCTAAACTCTAACGCGCACGGTCAAAATGTCAACTCAACTCGAGATGCTTTCTCTCAATCATGAAATTGCTTGACTTTCACATGAACCTACCACTTCATTCCAAGAGTCCCAGTAGAATGGTCTGAACGTGTGTGGGGGGTCATATGCCTCTCTTATCAATTCTGGCAACCACGTTGTCGCGTGATGTGACATGTCCTTCCGTGATGGGCGGCTGGCTGCTCGATTGGACCCTTGTTTCAACGTCTAAACCCGGGGGAAATGCGAGCTTCATATTGGACGGTCTATTTTGCCCGCTTTTCAGCATCGAACCAGCAAACTCAAGTCTACAAAAATGTCACTATCACATCGGATACGGCAATGTCAATGCAAAAGAACAGCTCATGATCAAGTACTCTCACAACGGAATGGTTGCGGCCAACCAGCGGAAGCCAAACCTGGGCGCCGTGATAAGCGACATGGAATCGCGCCCAGCCACAACAGCAAGATGGTAACACCTTTCCGCTGCTCCTTTCACGTATCGGGCAGTTCCGTACAAGACACGTGAAATCGCTGTTGAATCCAGACCGATACTGTTGCATTCTGTCACCATCGAACCCTTGTCAAGCTTAAAGCAATCTCTCGCTGACGAAACAGCGAGCTAGTAGCCAATCTCAACTGGTGAAAATGGCATACCTCGGCGGCTTGGCCACGGTTACGGTTATGTTTATCACCCGGCTTGGTGACCGACAACGGAACCGCAATCCACTCACTACGAGGAAGCCACAACGCCGTTAAGGAATCTGTACTCGGTTGAGTTCATTGTGTACTTGACAGCGTGGTATTCTCATGACTAGTTTGGATTTCTTGAGTTCGGTACTACCAAGCCTGGTGGCTGACTTGCTAGTTCTGCCCTGTGCCTTGTGCCAGGAGATGCGATGGGCTGGGAGCCTTGCAATTTGAAACTATGAAGCAAAATCTTCAAGAGTTGTCACCACAATGAGAAGGGGGCCTTCGATATCAATGATGCTTCACCATCAGTATTGCGTACCCATGCTGACTGGATGTCAGAAATTAAACTACTTGTCAACGATATCCTCATGTCTCGCCATGCTCCCTAATACCAGTATGGCACCCCGAAAGAGCATATTTCTGCTCGTTGGCAAGAACTTGATGCCCTCCTTGGCGTCTATGTTTCGTGTGCTACCATAGTATGACTCGGCCATCCACATCATTAGCACCTGCGACTTCGTGGAAGCCACCTGAGGTGGCTATTCGAAGTCGATATTCTGCTGCTCAATCAATTTTGATTTCTCTCATTATTAGCTTCTGGCTGTTGGTGCCAACACGGTACAGCATCGTTGTCTGCTGGGCCGCCTAAACCATTTATTCACTAGGCTGTCGTTCTCCCACCTTCTCTGTCTTGGCTTGACTGCCCAACCCCAATCGTTGTCTCAATGCGGATGCCAAGACTCGACGTCCTTGATGCCATAGACTCGGCACCCGTGGTTATCGTTTGTCTTGTCTGCTGACTTGACGACACCTCAGAGATTAATCATCAAGCTCTGAAAGCTTTCATATTATCCTACTTGTGATAACCAACATTTTGAGTCGCCATCGAGCCAGCTATCGAAGGTCCAAAATATTTGAACCCCAAGCGCGCTAGCTGAAAGATCCTGCATCAGGACCCTAATGCTCATCGGTCCAGCCCCAGCACTAGTGGAGcaaaagccaaagaagaccGGTGCTTTGGATGCTTGATTACCCCCCTGTCTCGTTATGTCTGTCTGGCCCCATTTCGATTCTGGAACTCCACATGGTTGTGGCCAACGCCCCTCCCTCCAGGACGCACAGGGTCGCTGATGACGGACCATGGGCTTGGGGGCGATAGGCTCGTGTGAGTACGAGTGTGTGAGTGTACGCTGCGCAATCCCAAGACTCGCCCATCAACGCTACAGGAACTGCCTGTGCCTTCCGGATGGCCAACCGGGATAAGTCGATTCGCCCACATTCGCTCGCCTCCGCAATATCTTGGGACCAGCCGCACCTTGTCTGCCTCCACTCTTCCTCTTATCTTGACCTGCTGCTTTCTCATTTACTCTGCTGTCTTAATACTACCTTCAGGTCTCTTCCCTACCTGGCCGCGGCCTGCTGGTTCATCCCTCGATCAACTGCGAAGTAATCCACCGATGCATCTTGGACCTGCATCACCCACGATATTGCGCATTTACCTTGGTTCTGGATTGGCTTCTCCACGATTGCATATTTGAACAATAACTACAAGCTTGATCGATACTTGTTCAAAAGGCAACGCTACTGTTTTTACCGGCTATCACGATTATAGTCGACATATCAAATTGATACCGATTTCCACGAAGCGACGAGTCTACGATTTTCATGCATTCTTCTCCCGCTGAGTCGATAATACTATCACTCGAGTGCCACCGCTGGCGGCCTTATGTTGAGGTAAATCGCCAAAACACTTCAAGGTCGACTCCTGGCACCCTACCACGACATATTCGACCACCCACCACGATCACATCGATACTTCCGGCCAAGCTCTAGCCTTCGACGTTTAATCACTACCTCGCTCGTCGAGCCCTCTGCGGAGGACGACGGGCGCGGACAGGGGACGCAAGAATGGCTCTCTATTCAGAACCTCCAACTCTTCGCGAATTCAAATTCGATAAACCGACCCTCCTTGTCTGCTGGTGGGCGACATCGTTCTGTACCCTCATTATCCTTCTGCGGCTTGCAGGCCGCTTTATCCGTACCGAACGGCTGTTCACTGAAGATCGTGTTGCGGCCCTAGCTTTGATCCCTCTGTATGCTCGCATGGCATGCGTTCATTTTATTCTCATATATGGAACCAACAATGCTCAatttgatggtgttgagcttACTGACCTTCAATTGCGTCAAAAAGCCATCGGAAGTGGCCTTGTGCTCGCCAGTCGGATTTTCTACGCCGCAACGTATGTACCGCCCTCATTTAAACGTTGCCCATCTTCCGCATTCTTCAAAGGGTAACGCGAATATGGATCTTGACGCTGACTGGTCATAGCCTTTGGGTACTTAAGTTCGCAGTTCTCGAGTTCCTTCACCGATTGACTCGAGCGACGTGGGAACGATCATGGCAGACGTCTTTATACGTCATTCGAATAATCCTCGTTGCTACTTTCATCGCGGTTGTCATCAGTGACTTTGTCGAATGCCGCCCTTGCAGTCACTATTGGCAGGTTGTGCCCGATCCTGGTGGCCAATGCCGTCAAGGATACGTGCAGCTTCTCACGATGGCAGTCTGCAACGTGGTCACTGATTTGTTGCTTGTCATTTTCCCAATTCCGATCATTGTGACAAGCGGAATGACAATCAAGAGGAAGATACAGCTTgtgcttctcttctctctcagTCTATCTGTTGTTGGGGTCACTCTTTATCGGGTACCCCATATCATTGATGATCACGGTCGTCAGCAGTATCGATCGCTTTTGGCATCGGTTGAGCTTCTTTTTGCCACGGCTGCGGCAAACTCACTCGTGTTGGGATCTTTCGTGCGTGATCGCGGcctgaagaagcaaaagttCCGCCGTTCATCGGTAGCTGAGTCCCTCGATCCCTCACTCAACCTCCGCCGCCCGACTTTGCACCGACACTGGGGAAGCGATGAAGACCTTGTACGGGACGTTGGCATGACCGTTGACCCAGAACTTCAGGATCAGCCTGATAACTCGAGCGAGAACGGTGCTCTGCAATACACCCCGGCCCCTCTTCTTCGCAAACTGGATCAAGACCTCGAGCGCTGGCAATTTCCTCAGAGAAAACGCAGCAACGCAGAGCACAGCGATGATTCTCTGATACAACACGACCCACTCTCCCAGTCGAAAAGTGAGAACGGCATAGCACCAAGGAGAGTTTCTTTCTTCGACGTTGGTGGTCTGCTTGATGTGCCCCCCGAGAGTTCTGGGAGCCTTCGAGCAAACAGTCGTGCGTCGTCTAAGGAAGACTCTTCACAGTCGCATTCGCCCCCAGCACCTTCATTACCAGCAGGATCCGGAGGCTTTCGCCGAGGTTCAACTGCTTTGCTCCAAGACCTCGGTGGCCTCTTTGGACCTATGAATTCGAGGTCAAGTCggtccaagtccaagcctCGAGGAACGGAATTGCAGCCGATACCGCAATCCCGACAGGAGTCGCGATACGATTTGCAAGGACCGCCCGTGGCGGAGCTGAGGGATCCCGGCGGCCTTCTAAACTAGCGGCAATAATCTTTGGTACCATCTGCCATCACCTTTGACGACATCTTCACATTTTCACATGCGACTACCTCACGACAACAGCGATTTTTATGGGATTTATTTGGCCTGGCTTGGAAGATTTATATACGGCCTGGGGCGTTTATGCTACAGGCTCTGAATGTATTTTTGGTTGGCAGGACAGGAGTAATGCGCAGGCAGGGATCTTTTACTTGGGTATATGCGAAGTCTCAATACAAGGCAGGATTTGGAGATCAGGCATTCGCGCAACTATCGCGGTTTGCATTATGATATGTTTGGGATTTTTATGGCTGTGTGTCAGGATGACATGGTTATTGGTTATATATACCCGGCAAACGCCAAGTTAACGTTTAATGGCATTGACATGATTTGTTCAATCTCTGAGAATATCCTGAATGGCCTGACAACACAATCGCCCATTCGAGACACCGCGCTGGCAAGGTTACAGAATAATTCGATGCCCTGGTGGCGTCTGTCGCTTTAGAAGAACAAGACTATAACTAAGGTATTCACAAGTCTCGCATCTTCCTACGCAGAGCAAAGGGCAAAGAGTAACTCTCGTAAATGCTTTATATTCCTTCATTGGCTTTGCTGCGGCAACGCGCAATATACATAGAACCCCTGAAACGCCAGCTTTTTTAGAATTTCAAGTGCAGTGTGACGCCTCCGTCCTCGTACCAAGAGCCTTTCCATTCCTTTCCATCCAACAGCTCTCATCTTCGACTCGATCTCAAGACTGCCCCATCCATAATTGTTCATCTATACACACAATCTATAACTGGCATAACGACCAGCCGTTTCACTGTTTCGGATAATCTTAACAACTTGGCCCCGCTTCAGACCCAAGTAACGAGCAACAGGGTCCTTTTGCAAAATACGTGGTAGTTGGGTCTCCTTGAGGCGATAGCGCTTGAGAAGAGCGAGCTTCTCCTCGCGGGAGAGCAAGACGTGCTTGGGAACAAGCTCGTGGTGGGTAATGTTGACAAGAAGATCATCCTCGAGAAAGCACTCGATCTTAGCGACGGACTCGACACTCTGGAGAGTCTTGCGGGCGGCGGGTGAGAGAGGAACGTGTGTTACCATGATGCCAGTCTTGTAGTTGTTCGTGATCACATATTTGGCAAATTGTCGGATCTGGTTGACGCCGAAAGTCTTATCGGCGAGGAACTCAACCCAGACAGGACCGCAGTCGGCGCCggggttggggttggggttggcTGCTGTCACGGGAGGTGTGTTTTTGCGGATCATGTTCTCGCTGGGACGCGCCGAGAATTGAAGCTTGGCGCGGCTGTAGTCGAACTGTTAGTTCCATGGTTTCTTTGTGATGTCGCAAGTATAGCCGGCCTTACTTGATGGAACCGTCGGGGTTGCAGTATTCGTCGCGGAAGCGGTCGAGAGAGATCTTGACTTCCTCTTCAGCGAGCTCGTATTCCTTTGAAACGTCAGTTTGATGCTTATTACAGAAAAGCTACACAGTTGAAAATGTTGCGCGCTTCTCTGAAGTCTACAATAGGACTCTTAGGACAAACGTACTCGGTCCGCGACCATCTCATGGATAGTCCTCCATGCTCGCCAAAGGCGAACAACCTCCTTAGACCTGGCATCGGTGGGGACGTGATCGATATCCATGATAGCGAGTGTGAGGTGCGATTCGAGATGGGGTGTTGGTGGTCGAGGtaacaaagacaaaaagGAAGGTCGGAATCGCGAGCGTCGTCAAAAATGTTTCGTTCAGCCTCGCATCGTCGCCGCAAAAGTCCAAACTTCTTTGAGCGGGTCAGAGCACTGAAAGGGTCATGTGATTCTGATGGACGCCACGCACCGCCACCTATCCCTACATCAGCCACCACAAGAGGGCTAGTCTGATCATGGAAGGTGGGGCGGGAACGAACCCCTGGGCCTGGGACGCGCCAGTGAAGCTCAGTGGTCTTTCCAGCGAACGCTAGGGGAAGGACCCGAGTCCCAAGGGAGGGGCACCCCTAGAAGGAGCAAAAAGAGAGGAGAGTGAGCTGTAATACTGAGCGAGACAATGGCAAGAGAGACAGCTCAGGGGCGCACGGGCCTGCCCTGAGAATTCACAGCAAGAGACACGGGTCCAGAACTT
This genomic stretch from Fusarium oxysporum f. sp. lycopersici 4287 chromosome 2, whole genome shotgun sequence harbors:
- a CDS encoding DNA-directed RNA polymerase I, II, and III subunit RPABC1, giving the protein MDIDHVPTDARSKEVVRLWRAWRTIHEMVADREYELAEEEVKISLDRFRDEYCNPDGSINRAKLQFSARPSENMIRKNTPPVTAANPNPNPGADCGPVWVEFLADKTFGVNQIRQFAKYVITNNYKTGIMVTHVPLSPAARKTLQSVESVAKIECFLEDDLLVNITHHELVPKHVLLSREEKLALLKRYRLKETQLPRILQKDPVARYLGLKRGQVVKIIRNSETAGRYASYRLCV